A window from Pleuronectes platessa chromosome 6, fPlePla1.1, whole genome shotgun sequence encodes these proteins:
- the LOC128442206 gene encoding ERBB receptor feedback inhibitor 1: protein MSQKHCWGQEGLNSVCSGLSADMEPNLTELQQQQMDKEFKSNISGLQSPFYSDTYCLMSDNLLRTHDGDQVVPSSQRRPVSGGFQRGPKPLPPLPDPEELMLDEAADNEVEFFTSDRRRLLPKSCPKAITRGSNRESGQVNHAYQERLVEPVPAGGAGIGSMAFSWPGREDRPTGRGGFGANNLAPAPHREEHQHVASAAGDSLCSKQSDPHQSARFRFSFSGQAFQPHSSTATCSTDKPLIPPRIPIPRKPPALVKTVSANEEDRPPRIPPRVPLVPPCPPRTPSPKRLPIYINGVMPATQSFAANPKYVSKAVQRHHSERSPPVAQSTPCIVPILKDGRQASATHYILLPPGRPPRTDRRERVLGETSRMWQNR from the exons ATGAGTCAGAAACACTGTTGGGGACAGGAGGGCCTCAACAG CGTGTGCTCGGGCCTGAGTGCTGACATGGAACCAAACCTGACGGAGCTTCAACAACAGCAAATGGACAAGGAATTCAAAT CCAATATCTCAGGCCTCCAGTCTCCTTTCTACTCTGATACTTATTGCCTAATGTCCGATAACTTACTGCGGACCCATGACGGAGACCAGGTCGTCCCTTCTTCCCAGAGAAGACCAGTGTCCGGGGGCTTCCAGAGAGGACCCAAGCCCCTGCCACCTCTCCCTGACCCTGAGGAACTCATGTTGGACGAAGCAGCTGATAACGAGGTGGAGTTTTTTACCAGTGACCGACGTCGCCTTTTGCCCAAAAGCTGCCCCAAGGCCATAACCAGGGGCAGCAACAGAGAGAGTGGACAAGTGAATCACGCCTACCAGGAGAGGCTGGTGGAGCCAGTCCCAGCAGGTGGAGCTGGAATCGGCTCCATGGCTTTCTCCTGGCCAGGCAGAGAGGACAGACCAACAGGTAGAGGAGGGTTCGGAGCCAACAACTTGGCACCTGCTCCCCACAGAGAGGAGCACCAGCATGTGGCATCAGCAGCTGGGGATTCTTTGTGTAGCAAACAGTCGGATCCCCACCAGTCAGCCAGATTTCGCTTTTCCTTCTCAGGCCAAGCATTCCAGCCACACAGCAGCACCGCAACCTGCTCTACCGACAAACCACTGATCCCTCCTCGCATCCCCATCCCGCGAAAACCTCCCGCCCTCGTTAAGACTGTGAGCGCCAACGAGGAAGACAGGCCTCCCAGGATTCCTCCGAGGGTCCCTTTAGTGCCGCCCTGCCCGCCACGCACCCCTAGCCCCAAACGCCTTCCGATCTATATCAACGGTGTGATGCCCGCCACCCAGAGTTTTGCTGCTAACCCAAAATATGTGAGCAAGGCCGTACAGAGACACCACAGTGAAAGGTCGCCCCCCGTAGCCCAGTCTACTCCCTGCATCGTTCCCATCTTGAAGGACGGGAGACAGGCCAGCGCCACCCACTACATCCTCCTGCCACCGGGCCGACCGCCGCGCACAGACCGCCGGGAGAGAGTCCTCGGTGAAACGTCGAGGATGTGGCAGAACAGATAG
- the emc1 gene encoding ER membrane protein complex subunit 1 yields the protein MGLQRIILQSRGQHLSQHHTKRRLVDFRLPPSHEEQVEATAAMEKLILLWLKCLILCSTVEAVFEDQVGKFDWRQQYVGKVRFSHYDTHAQSSKKVLLATENNVFAALNTRTGEILWRHVDKTGPEGTIDAYLQHGQDAVMVVGNGRLLRSWEINVGGLNWEVVLDSGSFQSACLVGQQDTVKHVAVLKKTALSLHYLSNGHQKWIENLPESETVDYQAVYSGGNGEVYALGVVSHSHITIVVYSVEDGEIIKQISVEAPWLSDIQASCAVVGQGILTCVDSATVSLYMLDLHEQSQMTQIPLQTLGLEAAPGFHPTLVSTQPNPARPPLSEFFIQLGPEHHLLLQLSNDQIVTLRDFKPAMLVSFATTGEKTVAAVLSPKNQTASSLNLFSAETGRRLLDTTLIFNMDPNGGKPEKLYVQTFLKKDDSVGYRVMVQTEDHTLTFLQQPGRVIWIREEALSDVVTMEMVDLPLTGTQAELEGEFGKKADGLLSMVLKRLSSQIILLQAWVTHLWKLFYEARKPRSQVKNDVTIENLSRDEFNLQKMMVMVTASGKLFGIDSKTGTIVWRHYLDSIPSNAAFKLMVQRTTAHFPHPPQCTLLIKDKDTGLATFHVFNPIFGKKSHITPPTLPQPILQSLILPVMDQDYAKVLLLVDDQYKVSAFPSTKNVLQQLQDMASSIFFYLVDSSQGTLSGYRLRTDLSTELIWEVVVPTEVQKIISIKGKRPNEHVHSQGRVMGDRSVLYKYLNPNLLAVVTESTDLHPDRSFIGIMLIDGVTGRIFHEAVQRRAKGPVHVVHSENWVVYEYWSTKPRRNEFSVIELYEGMELYNSTVFSSLDRPHAPQVLQQSYIFPSAISTMEATLTEKGITSRHLLIGLPSGGILSLPKMFLDPRRPEIVSEQIREENLIPYAPELPIRSEWFINYNQSVSRVRGIHTAPSGLESTCLVVAYGLDIYQTRVYPSKQFDVLKDDYDYMLISSVLFALFFATMISKRLAEVKLLNRAWR from the exons ATGGGCCTCCAACGAATAATATTACAATCCAG GGGGCAGCACCTCTCGCAGCACCACACAAAAAGGAGGCTCGTCGACTTCCGACTTCCTCCTTCCCATGAAGAGCAAGTCGAAGCTACTGCTGCAATGGAGAAGCTAATTTTGTTGTGGCTGAAATGTCTTATTTTGTGCAGCACCGTCGAGGCCGTGTTTGAGGATCAAGTGGGGAAATTTGACTG GAGGCAACAGTATGTGGGCAAAGTTCGTTTTTCTCACTACGACACACACGCGCAGTCGTCCAAAAAAGTGCTCCTGGCAACAGAGAACAACGTCTTCGCTGCACTCAACACCAGGACCGGAGAGATAT TATGGCGACATGTGGATAAGACGGGGCCCGAGGGAACCATTGACGCTTACCTGCAGCATGGACAAG ATGCGGTGATGGTTGTAGGCAACGGCCGTCTGCTGCGCTCCTGGGAGATAAATGTCGGTGGTTTGAATTGGGAGGTTGTGCTGGACTCTGGCAG tttccaGTCAGCGTGTTTAGTTGGACAGCaagacacagtgaaacatgtggCTGTCTTGAAGAAAActgccctctctctccattACCTCTCCAATGGTCATCAAAAATGGATAGAGAATCTTCCAGaaag TGAAACCGTGGATTACCAGGCTGTGTATTCTGGTGGAAACGGTGAAGTCTATGCACTGGGAGTCGTTTCCCATTCCCACATTACTATTGTTGTTTATAGTGTGGAGGACGGAGAGATTATCAAACAG ATCTCAGTTGAAGCTCCATGGCTGTCCGACATACAGGCCAGCTGTGCAGTTGTTGGCCAGGGGATTTTGACATGTGTGGACTCTGCAACTGTGTCCTTGTACATGCTTGACTTGCATGAACAATCCCAGATGACTCAGATCCCCCTGCAG ACACTGGGACTGGAAGCTGCCCCTGGCTTCCATCCAACACTGGTGTCCACTCAGCCCAACCCAGCGCGTCCACCACTGTCAGAGTTCTTCATCCAGCTCGGGCCTGAACAccacctgctccttcagctcAGCAACGATCAGATAGTTACATTGAGGGATTTTAAGCCG GCAATGCTGGTTTCATTTGCTACCACTGGAGAGAAGACTGTTGCTGCCGTGTTGTCACCCAAGAATCAAACT GCTTCAAGTCTGAACCTCTTCAGTGCAGAAACCGGACGCAGACTTCTAGACACAACACTGATTTTTAATATGGATCCTAATGGTGGGAAACCAGAGAAG CTTTATGTGCAGACATTTCTCAAGAAAGATGACTCAGTGGGCTACAGGGTCATGGTGCAGACAGAGGACCACACACTCACTTTCCTACAACAGCCAG GGCGTGTGATATGGATAAGAGAAGAGGCCCTGTCAGATGTGGTGACAATGGAAATGGTGGATCTGCCCCTCACAGGAACGCAGGCAGAGCTGGAAGGAGAGTTCGGCAAAAAGGCCG ATGGATTgttgtccatggtgctgaagagGCTCTCCTCTCAGATCATCTTGCTGCAGGCCTGGGTAACCCACCTCTGGAAGCTGTTCTATGAAGCGCGGAAGCCTCGCAGTCAGGTCAAAAATGATGTGACCATCGAGAACCTCTCAAGAGATGAGTTCAACCTGCAGAAGATGATGGTTATGGTTACTGCATCAGGGAAA CTCTTTGGGATTGACAGCAAGACTGGTACTATTGTATGGAGGCACTACCTGGACAGCATTCCGTCTAATGCCGCCTTCAAACTAATGGTGCAGCGGACCACTGCTCACTTTCCTCATCCCCCACAGTGCACACTGCTCATCAAAGACAAG gaCACAGGGCTGGCTACTTTTCATGTATTTAACCCCATCTTTGGAAAGAAGAGTCACATCACTCCACCCACACTGCCCCAGCCAATACTTCAGTCTCTCATCCTGCCTGTCATGGACCAGGATTACGCAAAGGTTTTACTGCTGGTTGATGACCAGTACAAG GTGTCTGCCTTTCCTTCGACAAAAaatgtcctgcagcagctccaggacaTGGCCTCATCCATATTCTTCTACCTGGTTGACTCCAGTCAGGGAACACTCTCTGGTTACAGGCTACGAACG GATTTGTCCACTGAGCTGATCTGGGAGGTCGTCGTCCCAACCGAGGTACAGAAGATCATCTCCATCAAAGGGAAGAGACCCAATGAGCATGTGCACTCCCAGGGCAGAGTAATGGGAGACCGCAGTGTCCTGTATAAG tACTTGAATCCCAATCTCCTGGCGGTGGTGACAGAGAGCACAGACTTGCATCCGGACCGCAGCTTTATCGGGATCATGTTGATCGATGGCGTGACTGGTCGCATCTTCCACGAGGCGGTTCAGAGAAGGGCCAAAGGACCAGTGCATGTGGTGCACTCTGAGAACTGGGTGGTG TACGAATACTGGAGCACCAAGCCTCGCAGGAACGAGTTCTCTGTAATTGAGCTGTATGAAGGAATGGAGCTGTACAACAGCACCGTGTTCAGCTCACTGGATCGACCACATGCTCCTCAAGTACTTCAGCAGTCTTACATTTTCCCCTCGGCCATTTCTACCATGGAGGCCACTCTGACTGAGAAGGGCATCACCAGCCGCCATCTGCTCA TTGGTTTGCCATCTGGAGGGATTTTGTCATTACCCAAGATGTTCCTTGACCCTCGGCGGCCTGAAATAGTGTCTGAGCAAATCCG AGAAGAGAATCTGATTCCGTACGCACCAGAGTTGCCGATCCGTTCTGAGTGGTTCATCAACTACAATCAGAGTGTGTCAAGGGTGCGAGGGATTCACACTGCCCCCTCTGGGCTTGAGTCGACCTGCCTG GTGGTGGCGTATGGTCTGGACATCTATCAGACACGCGTCTATCCCTCGAAGCAGTTTGATGTGCTGAAAGACGACTACGACTACATGTTGATCAGCAGCGTACTCTTCGCCCTTTTCTTCGCCACCATGATCAGCAAACGCCTGGCAGAAGTCAAACTGCTCAACCGGGCCTGGCGGTAA